From Bradyrhizobium symbiodeficiens, the proteins below share one genomic window:
- a CDS encoding SURF1 family protein, whose product MSELGTVTNMASGARGKAARPSLWLTVLSLTALVLLIALGIWQIERRAWKLALIDRVEQRVHAPAQPIPSSASWPAVNAANDEYRHVSLKGRFLHDRETLVQAVTEEGPGFWVLTPLQRDDGTQVLINRGFVPSERREASTRLDGNPDGRIEITGLLRVTEPKGGFLRNNVPQHNRWYSRDVAAIATARGLHDVAPFFVDADAGSQSAGGPIGGLTVVRFPNNHLIYALTWFALAFMLAGRLFVQFGGGLFRRERFVHESDGGPDAATRRTGSNAGTIVEPT is encoded by the coding sequence TTGAGCGAATTAGGGACCGTGACAAACATGGCAAGCGGGGCGCGCGGCAAGGCTGCACGTCCCTCCCTGTGGCTCACGGTCCTCTCGCTGACAGCCCTTGTTCTTCTCATCGCGCTCGGAATCTGGCAGATCGAGCGCCGCGCCTGGAAGCTGGCGCTGATCGACCGCGTCGAGCAGCGCGTCCACGCCCCAGCCCAGCCGATCCCCTCGTCCGCTTCATGGCCCGCGGTCAACGCCGCGAATGACGAATACAGGCATGTCAGCCTCAAAGGCCGCTTCCTGCACGACCGCGAGACCCTCGTGCAGGCCGTCACCGAGGAGGGCCCGGGCTTTTGGGTGCTGACACCGCTCCAGCGCGACGACGGCACGCAAGTCCTGATCAACCGCGGCTTCGTGCCATCGGAGCGGCGTGAGGCATCGACGCGCCTGGACGGCAATCCGGACGGCCGGATCGAGATCACCGGCCTGCTCCGCGTCACGGAGCCGAAAGGCGGCTTCCTCCGGAACAACGTGCCTCAGCACAACCGCTGGTATTCGCGCGATGTCGCCGCGATTGCGACGGCCCGCGGCCTCCATGACGTCGCGCCGTTTTTCGTCGATGCCGACGCCGGATCACAATCCGCTGGCGGCCCGATCGGCGGATTGACCGTGGTCCGCTTTCCCAATAACCACCTGATCTACGCGCTGACGTGGTTTGCCCTCGCTTTCATGCTGGCCGGCAGGCTTTTCGTCCAGTTCGGCGGCGGGCTGTTCCGCCGCGAGCGCTTCGTCCACGAATCGGATGGCGGTCCAGATGCCGCCACCCGCAGGACGGGATCAAATGCTGGAACGATCGTCGAGCCGACCTGA
- the cyoB gene encoding cytochrome o ubiquinol oxidase subunit I, with product MSPDLLKLIFGRLSIDSLPLHEPILVGTFVVVALGGAALLGGITYFRLWGYLWREWFTSVDHKRIGVMYMILGIVMLLRGFADALMMRAQQAMAFGGSEGFLPSHHYDQVFTAHGVIMIFFVAMPLVTGLMNYVVPLQIGARDVSFPFLNNFSFWMTVGGAVLVMASLFIGEFARTGWLAYPPLSNIGYSPDVGVDYYIWGLQVAGVGTTLSGINLICTIVKLRCPGMTMMKMPVFTWTSLCTNVLIVASFPVLTVVLALLTLDRYVGTNFFTNDFGGSPMMYVNLIWIWGHPEVYILVLPAFGIFSEVTSTFSGKRLFGYTSMVYATVVITILSYLVWLHHFFTMGSGASVNSFFGITTMIISIPTGAKMFNWLFTMYRGRIRYELPMLWTIAFMLTFVIGGMTGVLLAVPPADFVLHNSLFLIAHFHNVIIGGVVFGAFAGINYWFPKAFGFKLDPFWGKMSFWFWVTGFYLAFMPLYVLGLMGVTRRLRVFDDPSLQIWFVIAAFGAFLVFLGILSMLMQFAVSFLRREQLKDVTGDPWDARTLEWATSSPPPDYNFAFTPVVHDNDAWWDMKKRGYQRPLTGFKPIHMPSSTGTGIILAGLATAMGFGLIWYIWWLAALSFAGLLVVGIGHTFNYHRDFDIPADDVIRAEDARTKLLAGAK from the coding sequence ATGTCTCCTGATCTTCTCAAGCTCATCTTCGGCCGTCTCAGCATCGATTCGCTGCCGCTGCACGAGCCGATCCTCGTCGGCACCTTCGTGGTGGTCGCGCTCGGCGGTGCCGCGTTGCTCGGCGGCATCACCTATTTCCGCCTCTGGGGTTATCTCTGGCGCGAATGGTTCACCAGCGTGGACCACAAGCGCATCGGCGTCATGTACATGATCCTCGGCATCGTGATGCTGCTGCGCGGCTTCGCCGACGCCCTCATGATGCGTGCGCAACAGGCGATGGCGTTCGGCGGTTCCGAGGGCTTCCTCCCCTCCCATCACTACGACCAGGTCTTCACCGCCCACGGCGTGATCATGATCTTCTTCGTGGCGATGCCGCTGGTGACCGGCTTGATGAACTATGTGGTGCCGCTCCAGATCGGCGCGCGCGACGTGTCGTTTCCGTTCCTGAACAATTTCAGCTTCTGGATGACGGTCGGCGGCGCGGTGCTGGTGATGGCCTCGCTGTTCATCGGCGAGTTCGCCCGCACCGGCTGGCTGGCCTATCCGCCGCTGTCCAACATCGGCTACAGTCCTGACGTCGGCGTCGACTATTACATATGGGGTTTGCAGGTCGCCGGCGTCGGAACGACGCTGTCCGGCATCAACCTGATCTGCACCATCGTCAAGCTGCGGTGCCCCGGCATGACCATGATGAAGATGCCGGTGTTCACCTGGACCTCGCTCTGCACCAACGTCCTGATCGTCGCCTCCTTCCCCGTCCTGACCGTCGTGCTCGCGCTGCTCACGCTCGACCGCTACGTCGGCACCAACTTCTTCACGAACGATTTCGGCGGCAGCCCGATGATGTACGTGAACCTGATCTGGATCTGGGGCCATCCCGAGGTCTACATCCTGGTTCTCCCGGCGTTCGGCATCTTCTCTGAGGTGACCTCGACCTTCTCCGGCAAGCGGTTGTTCGGCTACACCTCGATGGTCTACGCCACGGTGGTCATCACCATCCTGTCGTACCTGGTCTGGCTGCACCACTTCTTCACGATGGGCTCGGGCGCCAGCGTCAACTCGTTCTTCGGCATCACCACTATGATCATCTCGATCCCGACGGGCGCGAAGATGTTCAACTGGCTGTTCACGATGTATCGCGGCCGTATCCGCTACGAGCTGCCGATGCTGTGGACGATCGCGTTCATGCTGACCTTCGTGATCGGCGGCATGACCGGCGTGCTGCTGGCGGTGCCGCCGGCCGACTTCGTGCTGCACAACAGCCTGTTCCTGATCGCGCACTTCCACAACGTCATCATCGGCGGCGTGGTGTTCGGCGCGTTCGCCGGCATCAACTACTGGTTCCCGAAGGCGTTCGGCTTCAAGCTCGATCCGTTCTGGGGCAAGATGTCGTTCTGGTTCTGGGTCACCGGCTTCTACCTCGCCTTCATGCCGCTCTATGTGCTCGGCCTGATGGGCGTCACCCGCCGGCTGCGCGTGTTCGACGATCCGAGCCTGCAGATCTGGTTCGTCATCGCCGCGTTCGGCGCTTTCCTCGTCTTCCTCGGCATCCTCTCGATGCTGATGCAGTTCGCGGTCTCCTTCCTCAGGCGCGAGCAGCTCAAGGACGTCACCGGCGATCCCTGGGACGCGCGCACGCTGGAATGGGCGACCTCCTCGCCGCCGCCAGACTACAACTTCGCCTTCACCCCCGTCGTTCACGACAATGACGCTTGGTGGGACATGAAGAAGCGCGGCTACCAGCGTCCGCTGACCGGGTTCAAGCCGATCCACATGCCCAGCAGCACCGGCACCGGCATCATCCTGGCCGGCCTCGCGACCGCGATGGGATTCGGCCTGATCTGGTACATCTGGTGGCTGGCCGCATTGAGCTTCGCAGGGCTGCTCGTCGTCGGCATCGGCCACACCTTCAACTATCACCGCGACTTCGACATTCCGGCTGACGACGTCATCCGGGCCGAGGACGCGCGCACCAAACTGCTCGCCGGAGCCAAGTAA
- the cyoD gene encoding cytochrome o ubiquinol oxidase subunit IV → MNTDTHAAHADDHHHEDGHAHGTFSTYMLGFVLSVVLTAIPFWLVMSGALPSKQITALVIMAFAVVQIVVHMIYFLHMNTTSENGWSMMALIFTIVMVVIALSGSLWVMNHLNSNMMPMHQMSGMN, encoded by the coding sequence ATGAACACCGATACCCACGCCGCCCACGCCGACGATCATCACCACGAAGACGGCCACGCCCACGGCACGTTCTCGACCTACATGCTCGGCTTCGTGCTCTCGGTCGTGCTGACCGCGATTCCGTTCTGGCTGGTGATGAGCGGGGCGCTGCCGAGCAAGCAGATCACTGCGCTGGTCATCATGGCCTTCGCCGTCGTGCAGATCGTCGTGCACATGATCTACTTCCTGCACATGAACACGACGTCGGAGAACGGCTGGAGCATGATGGCGCTGATCTTCACCATCGTCATGGTGGTGATCGCGCTGTCGGGTTCGCTGTGGGTGATGAACCACCTCAACAGCAACATGATGCCGATGCACCAGATGAGTGGAATGAATTGA
- the cyoC gene encoding cytochrome o ubiquinol oxidase subunit III, translated as MTVAVHPTQSGEPVFYLADEHPHPEGYSTSLGFWIYLMSDCLIFAILFATFGVLGGNYAAGPAPKDLFELPLVAVNTSMLLLSSITYGFAMLTMQQNKVAQTQVWLAITGLFGLAFIGIELSEFAHMIHEGATPQRSAFLSAFFTLVGTHGLHVSCGLIWLVTLMVQVQKFGLIEANRRRLMCLSMFWHFLDVVWIGVFTFVYLLGVLR; from the coding sequence ATGACTGTCGCTGTCCATCCCACCCAATCCGGCGAGCCGGTCTTCTACCTCGCCGACGAACATCCGCATCCGGAAGGCTACAGCACCTCGCTCGGCTTCTGGATCTACCTGATGAGCGACTGTCTCATCTTCGCGATCCTGTTCGCCACCTTCGGCGTGCTCGGCGGCAATTACGCCGCCGGCCCCGCGCCGAAGGACCTGTTCGAGCTGCCCCTGGTGGCGGTGAACACCTCGATGCTGCTGCTGTCGTCGATCACGTATGGTTTTGCCATGCTGACGATGCAGCAGAACAAGGTCGCGCAGACGCAAGTCTGGCTGGCCATCACCGGCCTGTTCGGTCTCGCCTTTATCGGCATCGAGCTCTCCGAATTCGCCCACATGATCCATGAGGGCGCCACGCCGCAGCGCAGCGCTTTCCTGTCGGCGTTCTTCACCCTGGTCGGCACCCACGGCCTGCACGTCTCCTGCGGCCTGATCTGGCTGGTGACGCTGATGGTGCAAGTCCAGAAGTTCGGCCTGATCGAGGCCAATCGCCGCCGCTTGATGTGCCTGTCGATGTTCTGGCACTTCCTCGACGTGGTCTGGATCGGCGTCTTCACCTTCGTCTATCTCCTGGGAGTTCTGCGATGA